The Primulina tabacum isolate GXHZ01 chromosome 7, ASM2559414v2, whole genome shotgun sequence genome includes a window with the following:
- the LOC142551613 gene encoding zinc finger CCCH domain-containing protein 6-like isoform X3, which translates to MRRSQKSKRVAWASDGNLYQVRLFCSEESPALVGLRTQNHLQAKALWPLQSTGTGLDDSLPPGFEGNEPAKLWRIKLSQIPLITWRCPPSFEVNSSWRVVAGEESIEIEAQKRREMTMLEAIYPRSSTIPPNPSVSAGADDSVINDQTTPLVPITPVEDEDIALDTTFGSIARNTDSADDKRVAPGVEPDTVLAAQVALSLITSKSYQGNLIDRELLIKILSDPKMTMPAIGVHTISSTSMPNLMSLPKNLFNPVSIAVNRRDPEPITPSKSTSNLPLYPPCRNPRPSVPDVTPVPSPEVPKVKDINYYKSLIQQHGEERMEILPRYSHQTNEVQLGISQERSKIAKSRDSKQKMMKPCIFFNSSRGCRNGVNCAYQHGSAAQQKVIGIQEVQGAKRAKIHR; encoded by the exons atgagaagATCGCAGAAATCGAAAAGAGTTGCGTGGGCTTCAGATGGTAATCTTTACCAG GTACGGCTTTTTTGTTCAGAAGAATCTCCCGCACTAGTGGGATTGAGAACGCAGAACCACCTCCAGGCAAAGGCATTATGGCCACTGCAGTCAACAGGTACGGGACTTGATGACAGTTTACCACCAGGCTTTGAAGGAAACGAACCTGCAAAGCTGTGGAGGATTAAGTTGTCTCAAATACCATTAATTACATGGAGATGCCCTCCCAGC TTCGAAGTAAATAGTTCATGGAGAGTGGTTGCTGGAGAAGAGAGCATAGAAATTGAAGCCCAGAAGCGAAGGGAGATGACAATGCTGGAAGCCATATATCCACGCTCATCAACTATTCCTCCCAA CCCATCCGTTTCAGCGGGTGCCGATGACTCGGTTATTAATGACCAAACCACCCCTTTGGTCCCCATCACACCAGTCGAAGATGAGGACATTGCATTGGATACAACATTTGGCTCCATTGCGAGGAACACCGACTCTGCAGATGATAAAAGAGTAGCGCCAGGAGTTGAGCCTGATACAGTATTAGCAGCTCAAGTTGCATTGAGTTTAATCACGTCAAAAAGTTATCAAGGAAACTTGATTGATCGGGAGCTGCTCATAAAGATTCTCAGTGACCCAAAAATG ACCATGCCAGCCATTGGAGTTCATACTATATCATCTACTAGCATGCCCAATTTGATGTCTCTTcccaaaaatttatttaatccaGTCAGCATTGCTGTGAATAGAAGGGATCCAGAACCCATCACCCCTTCGAAGTCTACAAGTAATTTACCTCTTTACCCTCCATGCAGGAATCCGCGGCCATCTGTGCCTGATGTTACCCCAGTGCCCAGTCCCGAAGTTCCCAAGGTAAAAGACATCAACTACTACAAGAGCCTCATTCAGCAACATGGAGAAGAAAGAATGGAGATTTTACCTCGATATTCTCATCAAACCAACGAAGTACAACTGGGAATCAGTCAAGAACGATCGAAGATAGCGAAATCAAGAGACTCAAAGCAAAAGATGATGAAGCCCTGCATATTTTTCAATAGTTCTAGGGGATGCAGGAATGGAGTTAACTGTGCCTATCAGCACGGTTCAGCGGCCCAGCAGAAAGTCATTGGTATTCAAGAGGTTCAAGGGGCAAAGAGAGCGAAGATCCATAGATAG
- the LOC142551613 gene encoding zinc finger CCCH domain-containing protein 6-like isoform X1, whose protein sequence is MRRSQKSKRVAWASDGNLYQVRLFCSEESPALVGLRTQNHLQAKALWPLQSTGTGLDDSLPPGFEGNEPAKLWRIKLSQIPLITWRCPPSFEVNSSWRVVAGEESIEIEAQKRREMTMLEAIYPRSSTIPPNPSVSAGADDSVINDQTTPLVPITPVEDEDIALDTTFGSIARNTDSADDKRVAPGVEPDTVLAAQVALSLITSKSYQGNLIDRELLIKILSDPKMVEQLITNHAALSSTQNMPQSSHITNTLPSKFQTMPAIGVHTISSTSMPNLMSLPKNLFNPVSIAVNRRDPEPITPSKSTSNLPLYPPCRNPRPSVPDVTPVPSPEVPKVKDINYYKSLIQQHGEERMEILPRYSHQTNEVQLGISQERSKIAKSRDSKQKMMKPCIFFNSSRGCRNGVNCAYQHGSAAQQKVIGIQEVQGAKRAKIHR, encoded by the exons atgagaagATCGCAGAAATCGAAAAGAGTTGCGTGGGCTTCAGATGGTAATCTTTACCAG GTACGGCTTTTTTGTTCAGAAGAATCTCCCGCACTAGTGGGATTGAGAACGCAGAACCACCTCCAGGCAAAGGCATTATGGCCACTGCAGTCAACAGGTACGGGACTTGATGACAGTTTACCACCAGGCTTTGAAGGAAACGAACCTGCAAAGCTGTGGAGGATTAAGTTGTCTCAAATACCATTAATTACATGGAGATGCCCTCCCAGC TTCGAAGTAAATAGTTCATGGAGAGTGGTTGCTGGAGAAGAGAGCATAGAAATTGAAGCCCAGAAGCGAAGGGAGATGACAATGCTGGAAGCCATATATCCACGCTCATCAACTATTCCTCCCAA CCCATCCGTTTCAGCGGGTGCCGATGACTCGGTTATTAATGACCAAACCACCCCTTTGGTCCCCATCACACCAGTCGAAGATGAGGACATTGCATTGGATACAACATTTGGCTCCATTGCGAGGAACACCGACTCTGCAGATGATAAAAGAGTAGCGCCAGGAGTTGAGCCTGATACAGTATTAGCAGCTCAAGTTGCATTGAGTTTAATCACGTCAAAAAGTTATCAAGGAAACTTGATTGATCGGGAGCTGCTCATAAAGATTCTCAGTGACCCAAAAATGGTTGAGCAACTAATTACTAACCATGCTGCATTGTCCAGCACACAGAACATGCCACAATCATCCCACATTACTAATACGCTGCCTTCCAAATTTCAGACCATGCCAGCCATTGGAGTTCATACTATATCATCTACTAGCATGCCCAATTTGATGTCTCTTcccaaaaatttatttaatccaGTCAGCATTGCTGTGAATAGAAGGGATCCAGAACCCATCACCCCTTCGAAGTCTACAAGTAATTTACCTCTTTACCCTCCATGCAGGAATCCGCGGCCATCTGTGCCTGATGTTACCCCAGTGCCCAGTCCCGAAGTTCCCAAGGTAAAAGACATCAACTACTACAAGAGCCTCATTCAGCAACATGGAGAAGAAAGAATGGAGATTTTACCTCGATATTCTCATCAAACCAACGAAGTACAACTGGGAATCAGTCAAGAACGATCGAAGATAGCGAAATCAAGAGACTCAAAGCAAAAGATGATGAAGCCCTGCATATTTTTCAATAGTTCTAGGGGATGCAGGAATGGAGTTAACTGTGCCTATCAGCACGGTTCAGCGGCCCAGCAGAAAGTCATTGGTATTCAAGAGGTTCAAGGGGCAAAGAGAGCGAAGATCCATAGATAG
- the LOC142551617 gene encoding uncharacterized protein LOC142551617 isoform X2 — translation MLKVAVTPGDATRRKGQLGHGDKIQRDRPTIVSALSKHKVVTAGAGRSHTVVVTEGGLSFAFGLNKHGQLGSGSAKNKVESSPVRCTISEVKAAVCGGEFTVWLTSIEGSSILTAGLPQYGQLGHGTDNEYNTKDSSVRLAYEAQPHPKAVASLAGETIVKVACGTNHTVAVDKNGYVYTWGFGGYGRLGHREQKDEWSPRRVDVFTRHNVLPPDAIVSAGSVNSACTAGGGQLYMWGKLKNNGDDWMYPKPLMDLSGWHLRCMDSGSMHHFVGSDSSCISWGLAQSGELGYGPLGQKSSAAPKKVDLLEGMHVISVACGFAHSLMVVDRTDVADRFEKLEIYDGKATGEDLEDPNNIPEPASPEKLPNRSSVKTSQNLKKRKKGKDSSESEGENEENSYSDDSDEEMNGKYSGRGRGKNSGKSTPRKKGSGRGSGRSPSKSTGAQKSGGGKGTGKRGRPKKT, via the exons ATGTTGAAGGTCGCTGTTACACCTGGGGACGCAACGAGGCGt AAGGGGCAGCTTGGGCATGGTGATAAGATTCAACGAGATAGGCCGACAATTGTTTCTGCGTTGTCCAA GCATAAAGTTGTTACGGCAGGGGCTGGTAGGAGTCACACCGTAGTAGTAACTGAGGGTGGTCTCTCTTTTGCTTTCGGTTTGAACAAGCATGGGCAGCTTGGTTCAGGTTCTGCAAAAAATA AGGTTGAATCTTCTCCAGTTCGTTGCACAATTTCTGAAGTCAAAGCAGCTGTGTGTGGTGGTGAATTTACTGTGTGGCTAACTTCAATTGAAGGATCTTCTATTCT AACTGCTGGTCTTCCTCAGTATGGACAGCTTGGGCATGGTACTGACAATGAG TATAATACCAAAGATAGTTCTGTGCGGCTTGCCTATGAAGCCCAACCTCACCCTAAGGCAGTAGCGTCTCTTGCAGGGGAGACTATAGTCAAAGTTGCTTGTGGAACTAATCATACTG TGGCAGTCGATAAGAATGGTTATGTTTACAC GTGGGGCTTTGGTGGTTACGGAAG GCTTGGACATAGAGAACAGAAGGACGAATGGTCTCCACGGCGAGTTGACGTTTTCACAAGGCATAATGTTTTGCCTCCTGATGCAATTGTTTCTGCGGGTTCTGTCAATTCTGCATGTACAGCTG GAGGTGGACAGCTTTACATGTGGGGAAAATTGAAGAACAATGGAGATGACTGGATGTACCCTAAGCCTTTGATGGATTTAAG TGGCTGGCATCTGCGCTGTATGGATTCAGGCTCTATGCATCATTTTGTTGGTTCTGATTCTTCATGCATAAGCTGGGGCCTTGCACAATCTGGCGAATTGGGATACGGACCTCTTGGACAAAA ATCTTCTGCAGCTCCTAAAAAAGTAGACTTGCTCGAGGGCATGCATGTTATCAG TGTTGCCTGTGGATTTGCCCATTCATTAATGGTTGTTGATAGAACCGATGTTGCTGATCGTTTTGAGAAG CTTGAAATCTATGATGGCAAAGCTACTGGTGAAG ACCTTGAAGATCCCAATAATATACCTGAACCTGCAAGCCCAGAAAAACTTCCTAATAGAAGTTCCGTGAAAACTTCTCAGAACTTGAAAAAGCGAAAAAAGGGGAAAGATTCTTCAGAATCTGAGGGCGAGAACGAGGAGAATAGCTATTCTGATGACAGCGACGAAGAAATGAATGGAAAGTACTCCGGTAGAGGACGAGGCAAAAATTCTGGTAAATCTACTCCAAGGAAGAAAGGCAGTGGCCGTGGTTCTGGGCGTTCTCCATCAAAATCGACAGGCGCTCAGAAATCTGGTGGAGGAAAAGGAACTGGGAAGAGAGGAAGACCTAAAAAGACCTGA
- the LOC142551613 gene encoding zinc finger CCCH domain-containing protein 6-like isoform X2 produces MTVRLFCSEESPALVGLRTQNHLQAKALWPLQSTGTGLDDSLPPGFEGNEPAKLWRIKLSQIPLITWRCPPSFEVNSSWRVVAGEESIEIEAQKRREMTMLEAIYPRSSTIPPNPSVSAGADDSVINDQTTPLVPITPVEDEDIALDTTFGSIARNTDSADDKRVAPGVEPDTVLAAQVALSLITSKSYQGNLIDRELLIKILSDPKMVEQLITNHAALSSTQNMPQSSHITNTLPSKFQTMPAIGVHTISSTSMPNLMSLPKNLFNPVSIAVNRRDPEPITPSKSTSNLPLYPPCRNPRPSVPDVTPVPSPEVPKVKDINYYKSLIQQHGEERMEILPRYSHQTNEVQLGISQERSKIAKSRDSKQKMMKPCIFFNSSRGCRNGVNCAYQHGSAAQQKVIGIQEVQGAKRAKIHR; encoded by the exons ATGACG GTACGGCTTTTTTGTTCAGAAGAATCTCCCGCACTAGTGGGATTGAGAACGCAGAACCACCTCCAGGCAAAGGCATTATGGCCACTGCAGTCAACAGGTACGGGACTTGATGACAGTTTACCACCAGGCTTTGAAGGAAACGAACCTGCAAAGCTGTGGAGGATTAAGTTGTCTCAAATACCATTAATTACATGGAGATGCCCTCCCAGC TTCGAAGTAAATAGTTCATGGAGAGTGGTTGCTGGAGAAGAGAGCATAGAAATTGAAGCCCAGAAGCGAAGGGAGATGACAATGCTGGAAGCCATATATCCACGCTCATCAACTATTCCTCCCAA CCCATCCGTTTCAGCGGGTGCCGATGACTCGGTTATTAATGACCAAACCACCCCTTTGGTCCCCATCACACCAGTCGAAGATGAGGACATTGCATTGGATACAACATTTGGCTCCATTGCGAGGAACACCGACTCTGCAGATGATAAAAGAGTAGCGCCAGGAGTTGAGCCTGATACAGTATTAGCAGCTCAAGTTGCATTGAGTTTAATCACGTCAAAAAGTTATCAAGGAAACTTGATTGATCGGGAGCTGCTCATAAAGATTCTCAGTGACCCAAAAATGGTTGAGCAACTAATTACTAACCATGCTGCATTGTCCAGCACACAGAACATGCCACAATCATCCCACATTACTAATACGCTGCCTTCCAAATTTCAGACCATGCCAGCCATTGGAGTTCATACTATATCATCTACTAGCATGCCCAATTTGATGTCTCTTcccaaaaatttatttaatccaGTCAGCATTGCTGTGAATAGAAGGGATCCAGAACCCATCACCCCTTCGAAGTCTACAAGTAATTTACCTCTTTACCCTCCATGCAGGAATCCGCGGCCATCTGTGCCTGATGTTACCCCAGTGCCCAGTCCCGAAGTTCCCAAGGTAAAAGACATCAACTACTACAAGAGCCTCATTCAGCAACATGGAGAAGAAAGAATGGAGATTTTACCTCGATATTCTCATCAAACCAACGAAGTACAACTGGGAATCAGTCAAGAACGATCGAAGATAGCGAAATCAAGAGACTCAAAGCAAAAGATGATGAAGCCCTGCATATTTTTCAATAGTTCTAGGGGATGCAGGAATGGAGTTAACTGTGCCTATCAGCACGGTTCAGCGGCCCAGCAGAAAGTCATTGGTATTCAAGAGGTTCAAGGGGCAAAGAGAGCGAAGATCCATAGATAG
- the LOC142551617 gene encoding uncharacterized protein LOC142551617 isoform X3 has protein sequence MAEENKAEELKGGELLFCGTTAWDAIGRRRSLAEENLVSPTRLRPLMGVDIRFVLSGCVSCHCVALDVEGRCYTWGRNEKGQLGHGDKIQRDRPTIVSALSKHKVVTAGAGRSHTVVVTEGGLSFAFGLNKHGQLGSGSAKNKVESSPVRCTISEVKAAVCGGEFTVWLTSIEGSSILTAGLPQYGQLGHGTDNEYNTKDSSVRLAYEAQPHPKAVASLAGETIVKVACGTNHTVAVDKNGYVYTWGFGGYGRLGHREQKDEWSPRRVDVFTRHNVLPPDAIVSAGSVNSACTAGGGQLYMWGKLKNNGDDWMYPKPLMDLSGWHLRCMDSGSMHHFVGSDSSCISWGLAQSGELGYGPLGQKSSAAPKKVDLLEGMHVISVACGFAHSLMVVDRTDVADRFEKTLKIPIIYLNLQAQKNFLIEVP, from the exons ATGGCGGAGGAGAATAAGGCAGAGGAGTTGAAGGGTGGGGAGCTGCTGTTCTGTGGAACCACAGCTTGGGATGCTATCGGTAGGCGGAGAAGCTTGGCGGAGGAAAATTTGGTTTCTCCAACGAGGCTTAGGCCTCTTATGGGGGTAGACATTCGATTTGTTTTATCTGGTTGCG TGTCTTGTCATTGCGTGGCATTGGATGTTGAAGGTCGCTGTTACACCTGGGGACGCAACGAG AAGGGGCAGCTTGGGCATGGTGATAAGATTCAACGAGATAGGCCGACAATTGTTTCTGCGTTGTCCAA GCATAAAGTTGTTACGGCAGGGGCTGGTAGGAGTCACACCGTAGTAGTAACTGAGGGTGGTCTCTCTTTTGCTTTCGGTTTGAACAAGCATGGGCAGCTTGGTTCAGGTTCTGCAAAAAATA AGGTTGAATCTTCTCCAGTTCGTTGCACAATTTCTGAAGTCAAAGCAGCTGTGTGTGGTGGTGAATTTACTGTGTGGCTAACTTCAATTGAAGGATCTTCTATTCT AACTGCTGGTCTTCCTCAGTATGGACAGCTTGGGCATGGTACTGACAATGAG TATAATACCAAAGATAGTTCTGTGCGGCTTGCCTATGAAGCCCAACCTCACCCTAAGGCAGTAGCGTCTCTTGCAGGGGAGACTATAGTCAAAGTTGCTTGTGGAACTAATCATACTG TGGCAGTCGATAAGAATGGTTATGTTTACAC GTGGGGCTTTGGTGGTTACGGAAG GCTTGGACATAGAGAACAGAAGGACGAATGGTCTCCACGGCGAGTTGACGTTTTCACAAGGCATAATGTTTTGCCTCCTGATGCAATTGTTTCTGCGGGTTCTGTCAATTCTGCATGTACAGCTG GAGGTGGACAGCTTTACATGTGGGGAAAATTGAAGAACAATGGAGATGACTGGATGTACCCTAAGCCTTTGATGGATTTAAG TGGCTGGCATCTGCGCTGTATGGATTCAGGCTCTATGCATCATTTTGTTGGTTCTGATTCTTCATGCATAAGCTGGGGCCTTGCACAATCTGGCGAATTGGGATACGGACCTCTTGGACAAAA ATCTTCTGCAGCTCCTAAAAAAGTAGACTTGCTCGAGGGCATGCATGTTATCAG TGTTGCCTGTGGATTTGCCCATTCATTAATGGTTGTTGATAGAACCGATGTTGCTGATCGTTTTGAGAAG ACCTTGAAGATCCCAATAATATACCTGAACCTGCAAGCCCAGAAAAACTTCCTAATAGAAGTTCCGTGA
- the LOC142551617 gene encoding uncharacterized protein LOC142551617 isoform X1, producing the protein MAEENKAEELKGGELLFCGTTAWDAIGRRRSLAEENLVSPTRLRPLMGVDIRFVLSGCVSCHCVALDVEGRCYTWGRNEKGQLGHGDKIQRDRPTIVSALSKHKVVTAGAGRSHTVVVTEGGLSFAFGLNKHGQLGSGSAKNKVESSPVRCTISEVKAAVCGGEFTVWLTSIEGSSILTAGLPQYGQLGHGTDNEYNTKDSSVRLAYEAQPHPKAVASLAGETIVKVACGTNHTVAVDKNGYVYTWGFGGYGRLGHREQKDEWSPRRVDVFTRHNVLPPDAIVSAGSVNSACTAGGGQLYMWGKLKNNGDDWMYPKPLMDLSGWHLRCMDSGSMHHFVGSDSSCISWGLAQSGELGYGPLGQKSSAAPKKVDLLEGMHVISVACGFAHSLMVVDRTDVADRFEKLEIYDGKATGEDLEDPNNIPEPASPEKLPNRSSVKTSQNLKKRKKGKDSSESEGENEENSYSDDSDEEMNGKYSGRGRGKNSGKSTPRKKGSGRGSGRSPSKSTGAQKSGGGKGTGKRGRPKKT; encoded by the exons ATGGCGGAGGAGAATAAGGCAGAGGAGTTGAAGGGTGGGGAGCTGCTGTTCTGTGGAACCACAGCTTGGGATGCTATCGGTAGGCGGAGAAGCTTGGCGGAGGAAAATTTGGTTTCTCCAACGAGGCTTAGGCCTCTTATGGGGGTAGACATTCGATTTGTTTTATCTGGTTGCG TGTCTTGTCATTGCGTGGCATTGGATGTTGAAGGTCGCTGTTACACCTGGGGACGCAACGAG AAGGGGCAGCTTGGGCATGGTGATAAGATTCAACGAGATAGGCCGACAATTGTTTCTGCGTTGTCCAA GCATAAAGTTGTTACGGCAGGGGCTGGTAGGAGTCACACCGTAGTAGTAACTGAGGGTGGTCTCTCTTTTGCTTTCGGTTTGAACAAGCATGGGCAGCTTGGTTCAGGTTCTGCAAAAAATA AGGTTGAATCTTCTCCAGTTCGTTGCACAATTTCTGAAGTCAAAGCAGCTGTGTGTGGTGGTGAATTTACTGTGTGGCTAACTTCAATTGAAGGATCTTCTATTCT AACTGCTGGTCTTCCTCAGTATGGACAGCTTGGGCATGGTACTGACAATGAG TATAATACCAAAGATAGTTCTGTGCGGCTTGCCTATGAAGCCCAACCTCACCCTAAGGCAGTAGCGTCTCTTGCAGGGGAGACTATAGTCAAAGTTGCTTGTGGAACTAATCATACTG TGGCAGTCGATAAGAATGGTTATGTTTACAC GTGGGGCTTTGGTGGTTACGGAAG GCTTGGACATAGAGAACAGAAGGACGAATGGTCTCCACGGCGAGTTGACGTTTTCACAAGGCATAATGTTTTGCCTCCTGATGCAATTGTTTCTGCGGGTTCTGTCAATTCTGCATGTACAGCTG GAGGTGGACAGCTTTACATGTGGGGAAAATTGAAGAACAATGGAGATGACTGGATGTACCCTAAGCCTTTGATGGATTTAAG TGGCTGGCATCTGCGCTGTATGGATTCAGGCTCTATGCATCATTTTGTTGGTTCTGATTCTTCATGCATAAGCTGGGGCCTTGCACAATCTGGCGAATTGGGATACGGACCTCTTGGACAAAA ATCTTCTGCAGCTCCTAAAAAAGTAGACTTGCTCGAGGGCATGCATGTTATCAG TGTTGCCTGTGGATTTGCCCATTCATTAATGGTTGTTGATAGAACCGATGTTGCTGATCGTTTTGAGAAG CTTGAAATCTATGATGGCAAAGCTACTGGTGAAG ACCTTGAAGATCCCAATAATATACCTGAACCTGCAAGCCCAGAAAAACTTCCTAATAGAAGTTCCGTGAAAACTTCTCAGAACTTGAAAAAGCGAAAAAAGGGGAAAGATTCTTCAGAATCTGAGGGCGAGAACGAGGAGAATAGCTATTCTGATGACAGCGACGAAGAAATGAATGGAAAGTACTCCGGTAGAGGACGAGGCAAAAATTCTGGTAAATCTACTCCAAGGAAGAAAGGCAGTGGCCGTGGTTCTGGGCGTTCTCCATCAAAATCGACAGGCGCTCAGAAATCTGGTGGAGGAAAAGGAACTGGGAAGAGAGGAAGACCTAAAAAGACCTGA